AGAGTTTTAGTATGGCAGGTATGCGTAAAAAAGATTGTGATAAGAACAGTTTACCGTGGGAGTTTGCTAGATTTGTAAAACATGTAAAACCTAAAATTGCATTACTAGAAAATGTTACAGGTATTCTTCGACCTTTTTCTGAAGATGATGGAAAGAAATATTATGCTTGGTTTGAAGTTGCGAAAGTCTTTGCCAGTCTAAATTATGTTCCTCTTTGTTTACACATCAATGCAAAGTATGCAGGGGTTGCCCAAAACAGACCTCGATTTATCATGATATCGATTCGTAAAGATTACCTAAATCAAATTATTCCCAGTTTTACTCCTAAGGAGCAGAGTTTGTTTGCATCGGGTTTTGAGCTTTCTGATGCAATCCTAAAAGGTGAAGAGCCTGAGTTTGGTTTGTTAAAGTGTTTTGATGTAGATAAACAAGAAACTCTATATCATGATACATTTTTGCAAAGCCTAATCCAATTCAAAGGTAATGAGTTTAGTGTTAAACAAGCTATAGATGACTTATGTACAAATAATGCAAAATCATATTATGTAAATTTATTAAATGATCTTCTTGGTGAGAATGTGAACACTATTGAGAATTTCTCTCCAAAATTAAATTCAGAATCAGTGCAACGTAGATTTAGAATTTATCAAGTTTTAACCATTGTATCTAAAGCGACAGAGAAAGAAGTTAAAGAAGTTCTAAAAGGTAAAAAGGTTGAACTTACTTATTTAGCTACTCAGGAGTTACTAAATCATAAATTTCTATTTGAAAATGAAAATGAGCTTAGGTTCGCTATTAATAGTAATCAAATACTAGAATTATTGTTAACACACAAAACAAAGAAACAAACTCAAAAAGCATTGAACCCTAATACCCCAGCACCAGCTGCCTTAAGCATACCTGACGATGCATGTCATTACGATCCATTACGAACACTTACTGTTAGAGAAATGGCCAGAGTACAATCATTTCCAGACTCGTTTGTATTTCGTTCAAAGCTTTCAACAGGAGGACTAAGTCGTCGGTTTGAGGTTCCTCAATATACTCAAGTCGGCAATGCTGTTCCGCCACTTTTAGGGCGAACATTAGGCTATATTATAAAAGATTTGCTTAATCGAAATTAAAAATAAAATATATGATATTTATATATAATAAAAATAAACCCCGCTTTTTAGCAGGGTTTATTTTTATAAATAGAGACTAATTTTTTGGTGGGGAAGCCTTTTCTTACGTTGACTCGGTTTCCTGTTAATTTTTACAACCTAGATACTTGTTCTATAAAGTCTTCGAATGTTATGCTTTTCTCATCAAGCCATTTTAATCGAGTTTCACCAAACAAAATTTTATTTCGATCTTGCTTTGATTTATTCTTTTCTGCCTCTAGTCGTTTAAGTGATGTATTTATTGCACGTATTCTCTCTTTTTCTGTAACCACATAAAGTATATCCTCTTTAACATATTTCGCTATGATTTCATCACCAATATCATCAGTAGTTTTTGATGATGCACTACAACCGTTAAAGGATACAAAGTAGTTGCGTTGGCCGGGTACTAACTCACTAGTTGTTAGGCGGGTGCGATCATTGGAACTGATTTGTACAGCTATGTATGCCTTTACCTCTTCTGGTTTTGTTGCTTTTGGGATAACAATATCTGTATCAGAACCTTCAGAAGTAAATTGTGTACAATAATCTATATTTTTTTTCATACCTCGAGACTGAAGTAATGCTTCTAAAACCAATTCTCCACCACTACCAGCAAAAGATTTTCGGGCTTGGCTTAAACTACCCTCAGCATATACACCTAAGATTAAAATAATGCGATGTTTTCGAATTTCATCACCATTTTCTAAAATATCACAAACTTTATTATAAAGTTCTAAAGCAGAATCTTTTAATGGAAAACCTGAGTCATGCTTCCACGCTGCAAAGTTATCTACAACTCCATATAGCCTTGCATTCAAATGTTGTAATGCCAATTCATAAACGTCTTGTAATGCATCTTCTACGAACTCACTAGCAACTTGGGCTGCTCTTTCTTGAACATAACTTTTCAATAATAAATCACGTTCTACATTGAAAGAGCCACCAGACCCAGTTTCTTGTTTTTTCCGCCAAGCCATATAACCATTACCATAGAAGATTTTCTTAAAATCATTTTTTAATGCAATATCTTCTTTTGAGTTTATTCTGTTGCCATTGCTTATTTGTTCTAACAATTCAGATGTCTTCATTATAATCCTTTATATTTAATTTTTTTTGAGATTACCCTGTTTTAGTCATTGCGTCCAGATGTCCTACTTTTAAGCGTATGTTCTATGGAGTGCTTTTATCAGCAATTTCAAAAAACATGTTATGTATGAATGGTATGAATGGTATGAATGGTATGAATTGTATGAATGTGCATTATTTTCGCTTACTTTACGCTGTAAATTGAAACAAATTGAGCTTAACTCCTTTCATTTTCTAAGATTTATGGAGCTAAGTACATAAAACACTCCGATAGTCGGTGGTAAAATTGGGAGAGTTAATCATTGTTAAGTGTTATTGATTGTCAGTCTGAGTAGGATGCATGAGCAAGTAGAGGCATTGTTCAAGGCTTGTTTCAATTGTGTGGTAACACTGATTTTTTAAGCTACTAATCAAATCTTCCACTTTAATTTAGATATATATGTAATAATTATCTTTAGCCTCACTCAATAGTTTGTAAAAAGGGATTATGGCATGATTCCCAATCAATAAAAAAGTAGCCCTTGTATGTTAATTAGAGATATATAATGAATGAATTTGTTCAACTGCTTAATTTAGCTGGTAAAAAAATAGAAATCGATCAAAATGGAACTTGGTCAAAAGGTAGTATCACATATTATCAAGCGATATTTGATGAGCTTAAAGAAGTAAAAAATGAGATCGATATGAACCGTAAATGTTACCTTGAAGATGAATTAGGTGACATATTATGGGTTTATATGTGCTTACTTAAAAATCTAGAAACGGAAATGTCAATTTCTGTGGAATGTGTTTTTGAGCGAGCGTTGAAAAAATACAAAGAGCGTTTAGATGGGATCAATGCAGGTGTAACGTGGAGTGAAATAAAAGAGCTTCAAAAGGAAGCATTATTAAAAGAATACCTTCTTGAAATAAGTAGTGGATAGTGAAATATAAGCTTACATTCAGTACGAGACTGTAACTTTTTCAGTCACTTATCTTACTTGCTCTTTAGGTTTTGGTGCTAGCTAGTATTCTCTGATTTTTTTATTGGGGGGTGAGGCCCCCAATTCATCAGCAAATGCAATTTTTGGACATCTAAATGATTTTATTAAACGATTTTAATTAACTTGAAATGTGCATGACAAAAGAGCTACATGTGTAGTGGAAAATAAATGTATTGCTTATATAGTAAAGTGGTACGGCTATTAAGCTGCAATCTTTAGTAAAAACACCTGTCTTTAGGCTTGTTATCAACTCGTGATTTTTTGCATGTAACAATACTGCTAAATAACTCAATGGCTAAAGTATTAGCTTTTATTTTACTCTGATGGGTTTGATTCCAGTTATCAACAACAGGTTTAATAAATAATTCTCGAATGAAAGATCGAGTGACACACATTTGCTGTAAGCCATTTTGTGTTTTGTATTCATCCATTTTTGCTTGAATGAGTTCTAGTAAAATATTGGAGTCCTTTCCCTTTTTAGGGGCTTCATCGAAAGTAAGTTGTTTAACAGTAATAATATCACTTTTTATCTTTCCTGATAGGCCTGCTGGTATAACAACAATATGTTCAGAGTTATAACAACCACGATAGCCAGTATTTCTTCCTATACTCTGATTATATCTGTTTGACACTAATGTACTCACAGCTTCCTCTTCATCTCCGGCCTTTTTATTAGAATCATTTATCCCAATTGCTAATAAGTAACTTTGAATTTCTGCAGGGTGGGGGTAACTTATAATACTGACGAAATTCATGCATTTTTTGTCATTATGCCCCTTTACTCCTTCGTGAGTGTAAGTCGTTATATTTTTAGCATTCAAAATGTTCTTTTCCCGTTCACTTAATCCGTTAACAATTAGAGAATAGGTAGGCCATTTTCCTTTGACTTCCACAATCGTTCTCAATAAAGCTGAGGAATTATTTTTGATTTTGCTCGATGTGGATGATGTATAGGTGAGTATTAAATTATCATCAAAAAGTGGTGTAAATCGGTCAATAAAGTGATGATTAATACCTCTAGCGTTTAATGCTTTATCAATACCTCTTTCTGCGCTGAGTAGTATTAAAAAAACGCCATTTCTTTCATATAGAAAATTCATCAGCTCTACTTGTTCAGGATCTGCTTTGATAGGGTTGTTAAAGCCAACAATTTTGCCATTATTTATATGTTCATATGTCGTAACAATACCAGATTGAGGATTTACTTTTACAGCATCCATTTCATCCATAAAAACTATAACAGGTCTGCCCAAATTAAGCTGAATATTGACTCTGTACTTAAAGGCTTCTAGAGTCTTTTTTGCTTTGGCAAGAGTTAACATCTGATGTCGCATATCAGTATCTCTTTGCAAACCTAACTCATAAAATAGCTTGTTTTTTACTCTAGTTTTTCGTTTGTTTTGCTCTACTGCATCTTCGTATCTACTTTGCTGTGTTTGTTGATTTCTGTCTTTGAACCAATGATGTAAGCTATCAAATAAATCAAGATCATCTTGTTGATAGTGGTGGTTTACATCAATATTATAATTTTCCTTATCAATATCGAGGTGACCATATTCTATTTTCAAAAGTGACCAAAGCATATTAGTCAATCCTTCAATTTGTATGCAGTCATGGTTAAACTGCTCTACATAATCATTGATATTTTTGTTGGTATTAGTGATGAAAACAGATGAGTAAATTGATTTTTCTGAAATAACCTTAGCAGCAAAGCTTTTTGCATTCCCAGCGTTCCCTCCTAAATATGCAACTTTTGGAATAGAACTATCTATTTCTTGAGCATAAATCATAGGTTCAAAATATTTATCTATGTAGTCTAAAAGTTGTAGCGAATTTTGCAGAACTCTAAATTTCACATCTTTCTTTTTATTATTAGCAACTAAGATGTCAGCAATGGATACTATTCCATTGTATGAATGAAAAAAGTTAAACCACTCGCCATCTATCAAAACAGCCTGCTTCCAATAGCAAATTAATCCAAAATTTCGACCTTGTTTTTTCAGATATTTTTTTAGCTGAGGTAAGCCTTCTTTGATTTGTTTACGATTGATAATTTTGGGAAACTCACCAAAGCAAAAGAACCCTCCAGTCTTAAATGAAAAGAGCATGAAACCATACTTAGCATATGGGGCTAGTATGATTTTACATTTGCAGGTTTCGCCTGTGATTGGATCGGCACAATATTTTGATTTGAGTTTGTTTAAGTTGTCAGCAATGTAAGCAGCAGACATGAGAGTGCCTTGGCAAATTATATTTGAGTCATCAGGTAGTAATTCATACTGGTATTCTTGCTCTGATTTAGCTTTCGCTTTTATTTTGATTTCTTCTAAGGTCAATGATTCTTTGTTTTGTGCGACGCGCTCACTGAGCCACTTAGAGCAATTGATATAGACGGTATGCTTAATGTTTTCAGATTGTCTTTGTTTGGTAAATAAATGGTGGGCTTCTTCAGAAGAATTGTTAACAGGTATTTCATCAATTATTTCACCTTGACGGTAGACATAATTTGGTTTTTGTTCTGTAAGAAAACCTGATTGGTCGTCAATTTTTCCAATGTAATCTAAGCGTTCAGGTGAAAACACAGAGCAGTCTATAATACATCGCTCATAAATGGCGCCACTCTGTGATACGAATGCATACCCGTAACCTTTACACCAAGCTGTATCACTTAAGTACTGCTTTAGTTGTGTTATTAATGAGCCCTTTATTCGGTAGTAAATGTGCCATTTTTGACCAGACATACTGTTAAGTAATTTGCCAGTTCGTGAATCAATAAGTCCGTTACTGCTTGATGGAATTGCTAGAACTTCTTTACCCTGTAATACAGGGAATATTTGGGTTAAATCATCTAATAATCTGTTAATATTGACAAAAGTGTAGCCTGTTTTTTGTAAATCATCAATATCAAGTAAAGCTAATGTTTCTTCAGCATATTCAAAGTTCTTTTTTGCTCTTGCAATTTGTTTGAGAGCGATATTCTCTTTATTTAGCGTTGTGATTGAAAAGGGTTTGGTTCTGCACCTTAATTGCTCATTTGGTATGCCATGAACTAGAGCAATGTCCTTATTTGTGAATTTAATTAAATCTTCCAGAGATTTAAGTTTGACTACTTGACCTATGCCACTTGAAAGCGGCTTTCCATTTGAATCAATTCTATTTTGATTGTTTAGTGAATATTTTTTACATGCTTGATTGCTTTGTATTGTGGTTAGCTTGATCATCCTTGACCTCATTAGTTGGGTTGTATTGTCTTATAAATAATTTAATTGCGGCTTGGTAGCTTTTTTCTGGATACTCACGTTTGAGTATAGCTAGTACATCTTGAGGAAGCTCAGTAACAAATTTCATTTTCCCCCCTTTTGGGATTTAATTTGTTACTTGTATTTATCTAGTTAAAAATTTTTGTTATGTTTTTTTGGATATACCTTAATGGCATTAATAAAAAGGAAATTATCCGGTTGTTTTTATGTGTAATTTTCTTGTTTATTTTTTCGTTAGTAAATTTATCGCCTTAGAAGCGTAAGTAACCATGATTATGATATAGTAAGGTTTTGTTAATCCTGTAAAAACTTTATAAATCTATAAATCAGTTAATTGGCGCGCAATCGAACCTCTTTTACATGCTCAACTTAACTAAGTGAAGTTGCGAAATGCAGGTTTATCCATTTTTGATGACTCAATAACACATGAAAAGTAAATTATATGAGAAGTGAATTCAAAACGAGACTTAAGTGGGCTGAGCTTTGGTTTAGAGCCTTAGGTTATAACGAAGATTATTGGTATTACTGTTGTGATATGCGTAGGTTCTCAATTAGTGAAGAGTATGAATGCCAAGATAATTATC
This Shewanella aestuarii DNA region includes the following protein-coding sequences:
- a CDS encoding MazG nucleotide pyrophosphohydrolase domain-containing protein yields the protein MNEFVQLLNLAGKKIEIDQNGTWSKGSITYYQAIFDELKEVKNEIDMNRKCYLEDELGDILWVYMCLLKNLETEMSISVECVFERALKKYKERLDGINAGVTWSEIKELQKEALLKEYLLEISSG
- a CDS encoding DNA cytosine methyltransferase, which gives rise to MNQLLDENKELKLSISRAFNETSFGVDLVSGGPPCQSFSMAGMRKKDCDKNSLPWEFARFVKHVKPKIALLENVTGILRPFSEDDGKKYYAWFEVAKVFASLNYVPLCLHINAKYAGVAQNRPRFIMISIRKDYLNQIIPSFTPKEQSLFASGFELSDAILKGEEPEFGLLKCFDVDKQETLYHDTFLQSLIQFKGNEFSVKQAIDDLCTNNAKSYYVNLLNDLLGENVNTIENFSPKLNSESVQRRFRIYQVLTIVSKATEKEVKEVLKGKKVELTYLATQELLNHKFLFENENELRFAINSNQILELLLTHKTKKQTQKALNPNTPAPAALSIPDDACHYDPLRTLTVREMARVQSFPDSFVFRSKLSTGGLSRRFEVPQYTQVGNAVPPLLGRTLGYIIKDLLNRN